In Spirochaetota bacterium, the DNA window ATACCGGTACTTCTGCACGCAGGTTTACAACACCCTGACAAAAAAGGGTTTCCAGGTATATGCCTTGACCGGCGAACCGAAGGATAAATTTTCCGTGCCCGTCTATGCCACCATCGATGCATTGCCCGTCATGCCCAGGAGCGCGTACCTCATCACCGACAAAGACGAGACCGCCCGGCAGGTGGATATACTGCACGGCAGGGGCGTAAAGAAGATCCTCTTCAACAGCAAAAACGTCGCGGACCAGGCCATTTTGAACCGGTGCCGCGACCTGGGAATAGAAACCGCGGTCGCCTGCCCCCTCATGCTCTATGGCGGGGGCCTCCACCGGCTGCACGGTTTTTTCGCCGGCGTGAAATAGCCTGTAAAACGCGGAAGGGAGGAATCATGAAAAACAGCGTAAAAAAGCTTACCATAGCCGCGCTCGGCGCGCCCATAGCCATAGGCCGCTCCGCGGAGATCTTCGCCTGGAAGGAGGGGCTCGTGCTGAAGCTCTTCTTCAAGGAGATTCCGGGGGCCGATATCGCCACCGAGTTTAAAAACACGCAAGAGGCCAACGCGCTGGGCGGGTGCCCTATGATCTGCCACGAGAAGGTCTCCGTCGAGGGGCGTACCGGCATCGTCCTCGACCGTATCGATGGCATCTCGCTTACGAAGACACCGGACAAAAACCCGCTGCTCTTTTTCAGCGTCTCGAAGTCACTGGCGGAGCTGCACGCGGGTCTCCACGGGCGGAAGACGAAGAAGCTCAGGGACATCCGGGAGATCGCCCTTGATATGCTCGATACGAAGCCCCTGGCGTTCCTGTCGAGGGACGAGCGCCGGAAGGTGAAGGGCATTATCAACGCCCTCCCCGATGGATCATCCCTCCTCCACATGGACTTCCACCCGGAGAACGTCATCGTGCGCGGCGGCGAAAAAATCATCATCGACTGGATGACCGCTGCCAGGGGAAACCCGGCCGCCGACGTCGCCTATTCGAACTTCCTGATGCGCGACGCGGAGCTCTTTCCCGGGACGTCCCGACTGAAGCTGATCTTCTACGGGATCGTGCGCACCTATATCCTCAGGGGCTACCTGAAGCATTACATGAGGCTCACCGGAATGACCATGCAAGAGGTCGACCGCTGGCGGCTTCCCATCATCATGATGCGGCTTGGGTTCTGGGACATCGCGAGCGAGAAGGACGCCCTCGTGCGCGAAATTAAAGAGATCATCGGACGATAGGGGGCATGGTCATGAAAACCCTTTCACTGGCAAGGTTCACCGAGGACTACGACGGAAGGCACTTCGACCTGCTCATAATCGGCGGCGGGATCACCGGCGCCGCACTGGCCTACGAGGCATCGAGCCGCGGGCTTGCGACGGCGCTGGTGGAAAAGGACGATTTCGGCGGCGCGACGTCGGCGGCGACGGGCAAGCTCATCCACGGCGGGCTCCGGTACCTGCAGCAGTTCGAGATCGGCCTGGTGCGCGAGTCCCTGCGCGAGCGGCGCATACTCTCGAACATCGCGCCCAACCTGGTGTACCCGTTCCCCATCGTGCTGCCGAAACCGGGCCTGCTGGTCCGGGCCGGTCTCCTTTTCTACGACATCCTCTCCCTGGACCGCCGGTGGACCTGGGACAGGAGCAAGCGCATTCCGGGCCATCGAATGCTCTCCGCGGACGAGGCCCGCGGCGCCATCCCGGGGGGCGATACCGACAGGGCCCTTCTCTACTATGATTGCCTCTGCCTGAGCCCCGAGCGCCTGACGCTGTACTTCATCAAGTCCGCCGCGGCCCACGGCGCCCTGGTCGCCAACTATGTCGAGTCCGAGAATCTCATCATCGAGGGAAACCGCGTGCGCGGAGCCGTTGTGCGCGATCGCATCACCGGCAACACTATGAAGATCACCGCATCGGTCACGGTGAACGCCACGGGTCCCTGGACCCAGGCCCTCCTGAACCGCACGGAGCGCACGCGGACGCCCCTTCCGAAAAAACGCTCGGAGGGCATTTACCTGGTCACGAAAAAGATCACCGACAAAATGGTGCTTTACGTGGGCGCGCACGGGCACTACAGCTTCGCCCCCTGGCGCGGCCACAGCCTTATCGGACCCACGGAGAAGTCGTATTACGGGCCCGTTGACGAGTGGAAGGTCACCCGGGAGAGCATCGACGAATTCCTCGATGTCATCAACCGTACGGCGGCGCTGCCGGTGAAACTCGCGAGGAAGGACGTGCTCTACGCCTACGGAGGCCTGCGCCCCCTGGTGGAGACCCAGGCCGAGGACACCTATACCGCGTCCCGGCGCTCGGACCTCTACGATCACGCGAAGGACGGCGTGGAGGGACTCATCACCGCGGCCGGGGGCAAGTACACGACGAGCCGCGAATTCGCTGCGCAGATATTCAGGCACGTGGCGAAAAAAGCCGGCAGGCCCGCCGGGCGCCCCGTCTCGCACGCGCGCTTCCTCTACGGATGCTCACTACCGGACATCGAGGGCTTCGTGGCGGACGCCGCGAAGAAGCACGCCGATTTCGGGGCGAACACGGTGGAATACCTGGTGCGCCATTACGGCACCGAGTACGAGGCGGTACTCGCCATCGCCCGCACGTCGAAGGACCTGGCCCGTCCGCTCAACGACGACGGCGAGATCCCGGCCCAGGCCCTCTTCGCGCTGCGCCACGAGTCCGCCCGTTCCCTGTCCGATATTTTCTTACGCAGGACGGGCCTGGGCACATTGGGAAACCCCGGCGAAAAGACGATCGCCGCGATAAGCCGGCTCGCCGTGCGCGAGCTTGGATGGTCCAAGAAAATAACCGCGCAGGAGACGGCAGCCCTGAAGCGCCTGATCGATGTTCCGAAATAGGCGGCGCCCAAGGACCGAAAATCAATAGTACACACTATTAATTGTTAACCGGGCAAGTTTCAAGACATCCTTCACGGGGACTGGTCCCGCGGGAGAGACCTGTCAGGGAATTGCGCTTTGCATAGTGGACGTCTTTTCAAAACAACTTTTCCGGAAGGAAGGTGGAATTCCCTTCATAATAGTTTCAATACTCATAGGGCAGGCTTTCACTTCCTCATTACATACCTTTCTAATTCAGCGAGATCGCCTTCACGAAAAGGAGGGAATTTATTCGTGTATTCCAACGGAACCCAAATCAATCCAGGCACAATACTTGACACCTTGTTCATCCTTGGTTTAGCATCACTTTCACGCGCCCAAAAAATAACTTTATTATTATAAATTAAAGCTTGCCCATCCATGGCTCCACTCATTACCCCAAGACTAGCCATAACATTACAATTTTTATATAAGTAATCCAGTGAATACAATTGCTTAAAGACGCAATCTTCTTTATAAAAATCATTTTCATAAAATTTATCGATTGATTTTACACCATCTATTTTTTCACCTATAGTAATAGGGCATAAATTATTTTCATTGCACCATTTCAACAATGAGATGATTCCATCATCATTTGTGTTTCGATGACTGCAATACGTCTTTTTTCGTATCCATATCAGAATTTTTTTATCGGTAGAAAGTAAATCTGTAAACTTCGATTCAACTACAGATTCCCATTTACCATCTTTCGCCTTTTCGTTTATTTTATCGGTTATTTTTTTCATAGCGCCTGTATGGTAGTGTGAAAATATTATCTGCGCGGTTTCGCCTAAGTGGCTTTTCTCTGTTTTCCCAGGGGAACTGGTGTCGATTTCTATCCCAATTCCCTTAAGAAAATGCTTTCCCATTTCACAATTATCAACATAAACTGAAAATTCGATTCCAGCCAGCTTGGCTAGAATCCCCGCAACGGCCAAATGATAAAATTCACCAAATTCGTCATTGCCACATATAAATTTCATATAATATCTTGATATTCCATCGGTTTATTTTTAATCCCAACATTTCATATACAACATTTCATTGCATGTAATCATTTTTTATAAAGCAACGATGAAAGGA includes these proteins:
- a CDS encoding CoA-binding protein gives rise to the protein MLKFTRGFFDKEILFVGFTEKYRYFCTQVYNTLTKKGFQVYALTGEPKDKFSVPVYATIDALPVMPRSAYLITDKDETARQVDILHGRGVKKILFNSKNVADQAILNRCRDLGIETAVACPLMLYGGGLHRLHGFFAGVK
- a CDS encoding phosphotransferase, coding for MKNSVKKLTIAALGAPIAIGRSAEIFAWKEGLVLKLFFKEIPGADIATEFKNTQEANALGGCPMICHEKVSVEGRTGIVLDRIDGISLTKTPDKNPLLFFSVSKSLAELHAGLHGRKTKKLRDIREIALDMLDTKPLAFLSRDERRKVKGIINALPDGSSLLHMDFHPENVIVRGGEKIIIDWMTAARGNPAADVAYSNFLMRDAELFPGTSRLKLIFYGIVRTYILRGYLKHYMRLTGMTMQEVDRWRLPIIMMRLGFWDIASEKDALVREIKEIIGR
- a CDS encoding glycerol-3-phosphate dehydrogenase/oxidase, which gives rise to MKTLSLARFTEDYDGRHFDLLIIGGGITGAALAYEASSRGLATALVEKDDFGGATSAATGKLIHGGLRYLQQFEIGLVRESLRERRILSNIAPNLVYPFPIVLPKPGLLVRAGLLFYDILSLDRRWTWDRSKRIPGHRMLSADEARGAIPGGDTDRALLYYDCLCLSPERLTLYFIKSAAAHGALVANYVESENLIIEGNRVRGAVVRDRITGNTMKITASVTVNATGPWTQALLNRTERTRTPLPKKRSEGIYLVTKKITDKMVLYVGAHGHYSFAPWRGHSLIGPTEKSYYGPVDEWKVTRESIDEFLDVINRTAALPVKLARKDVLYAYGGLRPLVETQAEDTYTASRRSDLYDHAKDGVEGLITAAGGKYTTSREFAAQIFRHVAKKAGRPAGRPVSHARFLYGCSLPDIEGFVADAAKKHADFGANTVEYLVRHYGTEYEAVLAIARTSKDLARPLNDDGEIPAQALFALRHESARSLSDIFLRRTGLGTLGNPGEKTIAAISRLAVRELGWSKKITAQETAALKRLIDVPK